The segment CGAACCGGAGAAGATCAAGATCCCGCTAAAGATCAGCCAAAATCCGATCCTTCTAAACTTGGACTCCGAAAGTTTTCCACCCAATGTTAATACGAGTAAAACTACCGCATGGATAAGATGGTATCTTGCTCCGGTTTCGAAAATGGTAAGCAAGTCCGGAGTCAGTATTGATTTTAATCCATGAGCGCCGAATGCACCAAGGGCCACTGCTAAAAAACCTAAAATAGCTGATAAGAATAATGGAATAGAGTTAGAATTTTTGGATGCCATAACTTTGAAACCTCAGACATTTTCTTCTGAATAATCCGAAGATATAGGCGGTGTACTCCACGTCCAGCCTACTATCGAATAAGGCTTCAATAGAATTCAACTTCATCTGCTCACCCAATTCTTCGTAAAAACTTTTGTTTCCGAAGGTAAAATGAATCGGAATGAATGCGTCGTTAGACCCTCGTTTAATAGGAAGAAACAAACGTACACCGAATTGGCATCCCTTACTTTCTCCCTCGAATCTTACGATCCTATGTTCGGACCAATCCCAGCCATCTAAAGATGCATGGAACATATCTTTATGAGGAAGAGAAGTAGTAGTGCGGATATAACCGTCAAAACCACCAGTCCTCAGTCTTGTCGAAGATTCTCCATAATGGATAGAAGGATCTCTGAAATTTGCACCATTCAAATGAACATCATTGTCCGGTGGAATTCCAATCCCAGTCGGATAAGGCTCAGGATTTCTTCTGACCAAGGCCTTGTTTGCCCCGCCCATCTGGATACAACCGATCAATTCTGCAAAGATCAGAATGAGAAAAAAGGTCCGTATGTAAGGAATGAATTTCATTCTTTTTTCAAAAGTCTTTGAGGAAGTTTCACTCCGATCCCGGTAACTCTGGTGCATTTTTCAAAATAAAGAGCGAATATAAAGGATTTGTAACTATAATCCGTTTGCACATCGAAAAGAAGATCCGCTTTGTCTTTGATCGCATTTTGGACTGCAGCTTCGTAACTCTCGTCCCCAGTGTAAACCATCCAAAGCCAGCTAGTTCCGCAGGAAGTCCCTTCTAATTTTCCTACCGGTTCCATTCCTCTCACGTCTGAATAACTTTGAGAATAGTACCAGCCGGGAGATTTGATATTTGTATAAAGACAGTTCGTAAGGAACATAATCGCAAAAACAATCGGTACAGAAGTGAATATTTTCGGAAAAGAGAATTGCATGTAATAAATTTCAACAAGTTGAAACATAAAAGTCAAGGTAAAATACCGAAATCTCCTTGTGCGACTCTTGAACCGGTTAGAATCGAGTACGATGCACACGCAAACTTCCCAATTTTACTTCGATACCGAAAAAGAGTACGGAGCATTTAATTACGAACCTCTTCCGGTGGTGCTGGAAAGAGGGAAAGGTATATTTCTTTGGGATACGGATGGAAAAAGATATTTTGATTTTTTATCTGCATACAGCGCGGTAAACCAAGGCCATTGCCATCCTAAAATTATAGAAACCTTAAAGGCCCAATCCGAAAAACTAACTCTTACTTCTAGAGCATTCTATAATGACCAGCTCGGTCCTATGGAAAAATTTTTATGCGATATATTCGGATTCAATAGAATGGTCCCGATGAACACAGGAGTAGAAGCGGCCGAAACCTCCGTCAAACTTGCAAGAAGATGGGGATACCAAGTCAAAAAAATTCCAGCAGACAAAGCTAAGATCGTTTTTGCTTCCGGTAACTTTTGGGGAAGAAGTATCGGGGCAATTTCCGCTTCTACCGATCCTACCAGCAGGGGGGACTTTGGCCCTTTTGTCCCGGGATTTTCTATTATTCCATTTAATGATATCGAAACATTAAAGAAAGAATTAAAAGATCCTAATGTAGCCGCGTTCATGGTGGAGCCCATCCAAGGAGAAGCAGGCGTAATTGTTCCGAGAAAAGGTTACCTAAAAGAAGTTCGTAAACTTTGTTCCGAGAATAATGTTCTTCTGATCCTGGACGAAGTGCAAACTGGACTTGGAAGAACAGGCAAACTTTTAGCCGCAGATCATGAGAATGTAAAGCCGGATCTACTCGTATTAGGCAAAGCTTTGTCTGGAGGAACTCTTCCTGTCTCTGCAGTTTTGGGTTCCGACGAAATCATTCTAACTTTAAAACCTGGAACTCATGGATCCACATTCGGCGGAAACCCATTAGCCGCGGCAGTTGCCAAAACCGCCATTCAAGTATTATTGGAGGAAAATTTATCCGAGAACTCTGAAATAAGAGGAATAGAATTCCGTTCTTCTTTGCAGGCTCTAAAGTCGGAATATCCTGAGAAAGTAAAAGAGATCCGAGGAAAAGGATTATTAAACGCAGTAGAATTATTCCCCGACAAGACAGGACCAAGAGCCAAAAAAATTTGCTATAAACTATTAGAGTCCGGAATTCTCGCGAAACAAACTCATGATCATACCATCCGTTTCGCTCCTCCTCTTTGTATTTCCAAAAGCGAATTAGAAGAGGCGACTTCTATCATTCTCCAAACGATCCGTAAAACCCTT is part of the Leptospira neocaledonica genome and harbors:
- a CDS encoding DUF423 domain-containing protein, which encodes MASKNSNSIPLFLSAILGFLAVALGAFGAHGLKSILTPDLLTIFETGARYHLIHAVVLLVLTLGGKLSESKFRRIGFWLIFSGILIFSGSLYTLSLTGIRVLGAITPLGGLAFLAGWASIAYSAFFDKE
- a CDS encoding TRL-like family protein — translated: MFLTNCLYTNIKSPGWYYSQSYSDVRGMEPVGKLEGTSCGTSWLWMVYTGDESYEAAVQNAIKDKADLLFDVQTDYSYKSFIFALYFEKCTRVTGIGVKLPQRLLKKE
- the rocD gene encoding ornithine--oxo-acid transaminase — protein: MHTQTSQFYFDTEKEYGAFNYEPLPVVLERGKGIFLWDTDGKRYFDFLSAYSAVNQGHCHPKIIETLKAQSEKLTLTSRAFYNDQLGPMEKFLCDIFGFNRMVPMNTGVEAAETSVKLARRWGYQVKKIPADKAKIVFASGNFWGRSIGAISASTDPTSRGDFGPFVPGFSIIPFNDIETLKKELKDPNVAAFMVEPIQGEAGVIVPRKGYLKEVRKLCSENNVLLILDEVQTGLGRTGKLLAADHENVKPDLLVLGKALSGGTLPVSAVLGSDEIILTLKPGTHGSTFGGNPLAAAVAKTAIQVLLEENLSENSEIRGIEFRSSLQALKSEYPEKVKEIRGKGLLNAVELFPDKTGPRAKKICYKLLESGILAKQTHDHTIRFAPPLCISKSELEEATSIILQTIRKTLD